One Oreochromis niloticus isolate F11D_XX linkage group LG16, O_niloticus_UMD_NMBU, whole genome shotgun sequence genomic window carries:
- the LOC100691466 gene encoding olfactory receptor 13C2-like: MDQELNFTHVTLDWYVDINKYRYVYFFIMFALYSLIICTNSTIVYIIWIHKNLHEPMYIFIAALLLNSVLYSTTIYPKLLIDFLSEKQVTTYSACLFQFFMFYTLGGSEFFLLAAMAYDRYVAICKPLQYHIIMRKSTVSIFLIIAWVVPGCHIAVQAIGSANIRLCDFNIKGIFCNNAVYTLLCERSRLITIFGVVALLDLAVLPMLFIVFTYTKICIVSYQSCKEIQKKAAETCLPHLLVLISASVFFVYDVSIARVETNFPKTVRIVMTLQVVLYHPIFNPFIYGLKMKQISKHLKRCFHRPRSILVLKVNA; this comes from the coding sequence ATGGATCAAGAGTTAAATTTTACACATGTAACTCTGGACTGGTATGTGGACATTAACAAGTACAGAtatgtttacttttttattatgtttgcaTTATATAGTCTAATAATCTGCACCAATTCTACTATTGTGTACATAATCTGGATTCATAAAAACCTTCATGAGCCTATGTACATTTTCattgcagctttattgctgaactCTGTTCTTTACAGTACAACTATTTACCCAAAACTTCTGATTgactttttatctgaaaaaCAAGTCACAACATATTCAGCCTgtctctttcagttttttatgttttacactCTAGGTGGTTCAGAGTTCTTTCTCTTGGCTGCCATGGCCTATGACAGATATGTGGCAATATGTAAACCTCTACAATATCATATTATCATGAGAAAAAGCACTGTGAGCATTTTCCTGATCATAGCTTGGGTTGTACCTGGTTGTCATATTGCTGTCCAAGCAATAGGGAGTGCTAACATTAGACTGTGTGACTTTAATATAAAAGGAATATTTTGTAACAATGCGGTTTACACTCTTCTGTGTGAAAGATCAAGATTAATTACCATCTTTGGTGTGGTTGCTTTACTAGATCTTGCAGTACTTCCTATGCTCTTCATAGTTTtcacatacacaaaaatatgCATAGTCTCTTATCAAAGTTGTAAAGAAATTCAGAAGAAAGCTGCAGAGACTTGTTTACCCCATCTTTTAGTTTTAATCAGtgcctctgtgttttttgtgtatGATGTAAGCATAGCTCGGGTGGAAACAAATTTTCCAAAAACTGTACGCATAGTAATGACATTACAAGTAGTTCTGTATCATCCTATTTTTAATCCATTCATCTATGGactcaaaatgaaacaaatttcaaaacaccTGAAGAGG